ACAGATGAAAAAGTGAAAGAAGTTGTTGTGACAATTAAAACACCCAAATTAATGAAATTGATCGGTACTCCTTCTCAAACCTTGAAATTTGAAAAGGTCGGTGAGAAAAAAGTATTTTTTAAGTTGTCGGGCAAGGGTACCATTGGGCCTGATCAGTTGGAGGTCAACGCTGTTTCAGGTACTCTCAGTTCTCAGGGAAAGGTGGACTTCTTTGTGGATAATCCAAATCCCTTGGTTCACCGATTGAAGGAATATTGGATAGAGCCGGGTCAATCAGTGACAGAAGATTTAACAGCATTTGGAAGTCCGGGTACTCGGAAAAATACACTATCCGTTGGTGTTTTTTCAGGTAAATCATTTGAAGACATGCGGCACCAACTTATTCATTATCCCCATGGCTGTGCAGAGCAAACTACTTCTATTGCTTTTGCACAATTGTATCTCGATAGAATCATTGAACTTGATGCAAAAACTAAATTGGAAATTAATTCCAATGTACGCACAGCCATACAAAAGTTAGCAGGATTTCAAAAGTCCAATGGAGGGTTTAGTTACTGGCAACACGACGCAAACCCTTCAGATTATGTTAGTTCATTTATTGGACACTTTTTGTTGGAAGCCAAAAGACTTGGTTATCAAATTCCTCCAAATACATTGGAAAACTGGAAAGATTATCAGTTGAAGAACTCTCGCAATTTTGAAATTAAAAATTCAGACTACGGGGATTTTTTGAGATACAATCAGGCCTATCGTCTTTATAGTTTAGCGATGGCCTCCTCTCCGGATTGGACGGGAATGAACCAAATGAACCAGTCAAAGGAAAAGCCAATGATGGCCCAATGGATGTTGGCCGGAGCTTATGCACACAGTGGCAAAAAAGATCTGGCCAAAGGAATGTTAAAGAATTTGGAAGAGCAGGTACAACCCTATCACGATTCCTATTTTCACTTTGGTTCTCACATAAGAGATGAAGCGGTCATCGCTATGATCCTAAATGATTTAGATTTGAAGTCAGAAGCCATGAGATTGATGAAAAAACTGATGGCCAACGTGAAAGCAAGCAATTACCTATCCACACAGGAAATGGCTTTTATTCTTTTGAGTTGTGGAAAAATTTATGCAGGCAAACAGCTTTCTGGAAATGACATTAAATTTGATTATAAATGGGGAGATATTTCGAAATCCATCCAAACGGAGCTAAGTAGCTATTCCTGTACTTTAACCGATGGAGAAAAGATAAAGTACACTTTGGTGAATCGATCACAAATTCCTTTGTCTTTTCAAATGATACAATATGGCAAATCTGAAGAAGAAAAAATACTGGATGAATCCAATGTATTGCAATTGAAAGTGAACTATCTGGATGAATTTGGCAAATCAGTTGATATAAGGCAAGTAAACCAATCGGACAGATTGGTAGCACATTTGCAAATTAGCCACAATGGATCTGCAGGTTATCTTAGAAACCTGGCTCTGACCGCAGCCTTTCCATCTTGTTTTGAAATCAACAACCAAAGGATAGGCAACCTTAATCCGGACAATCCAAAAGTGAAAAACACAGACTACAGAGACGATCGGGTTTATTTTTATTTTGATCTTGGAGCCCGGGAATCCATTCATTTTAAAATACCTTTGATTGCAGCTTCAGTAGGTAAGTTTATGTCGCCTGATTTTTTTGTGGAAGCAATGTATGATCCATCCATCTATGCCCGAATCAATAAAGGTAGGGTTGTTGTGCAACCAGTCAAATGAAGCGAAGCTGCAAAAAGTGGCTGGTCGGCTTTTTGAGCTTCTTTTTTGTTTTCTGTTTACTGGCATATTTCAGTGCGGGTCGATTATTTAAAGACATTCCTTATTCTCCGGTTCTGTATTCCCATGAAGGAGAAATACTTTCTGCCAAAGTCGCCTCAGATGGTCAATGGCGTTTATATTCTGAAGCAGCATTACCGGAAAAATTGGTGCAAACCTTAATTTGTTATGAAGACGCCTATTTTTATTATCATTTTGGAGTCAATCCTATTTCATTGTTACGAGCGATCTATCAGAATCTAAAAGCAGGTCGCATTGTTTCTGGCGGCAGCACCATTACCATGCAATTGGCCAAAATTGGTTTGAATAACAAAAGGAGAAGCTTGTTCCACAAACTAAATGAATGCATTGTTGCGGTTGGACTTGAAATGATTTATTCCAAAAATGAAATCTTGAATCTTTACACAAACCTTCAGCCATTTGGTTCCAATATTGTGGGTGTGGAAGCTGCTCTATGGAGATATTTTGGAAAGAAAAAAATAGAAATCACCTGGGCTGAAGCTGCTTTGCTGGCTGTGGTTCCAAATCAACCGAATATTATTTTTCAAAAGGAAAAATCAAATCGACTGATCCTCAAAAGAGATCAACTTTTAAATAAACTTCTCAGCAAGAAAAAGATAGACAGTTTGACCTATGAACTGTCCTTGCTTGAAGAAATTCCTGCAGGTACTATGAAGTTTAAAAGGAAAGCTCCTCATGCATTGGAATCCTTAATTGCGAAACATCCAGGGCAGTATAATTTTTTTTCTTCGATCCAATCCGACTTGCAGTCCAAAGTAGATGAGATCATTGTTCAACAACATGATCAACTTCGACAAAAGGACATTCACAACATGGCAGTTCTGGTCATACAAAACCAAAATGCCCGAATCATATCCTATTCAGGAAATGTAAACCGAAAGGACCTGGCGGTGCCACAATCAGAAGTTGATATGATTCAGGCATCAAGAAGTTCTGGTTCTACATTAAAACCATTTCTTGTGGCTTCGATGTTGGATCAGGGAATGATTGCGCCACAAAGTTGGGTTCCTGATATTCCCATATTATTGGGTGGGTTTCGTCCTGAGAATTTCAACAGAAATTATGCCGGATTGGTAACAGTTGGCGAAGTGATTCACAAGTCTCTGAATGTGCCGAGCGTTTGTTTGCTAAAAGAGTATGGAGTTAATTTGTTTTATCGCGATTTAAAAAAATTGGGTTTTCAAACTTTATTTAGACCCTGGGAAGATTATGGCCTTTCGTTGATTTTGGGTGGTGCTGAGATTCGACCCTACGAATTAGCAAGGGCTTATGCTTTTTTGGCATTCACACTGCAATACTACAGAGAAAATTCAGCTGCCTATTTCCCTTTTTCAAAATACAATCCCTCTTTGTTGATGAATCCTATTTCGGACCATGCAATTCCTTTGAAATTGCCAGAAATTTTCTCTGCAGCAGCCATTTGGTGGATGTATGCTACTATGAGGAAGGATCTGGAATCAGAAGAACTACACCAAATTGCCTTTAAAACAGGTACTTCTTTCGGTTATAAAGATGCATGGTGCATTGGCGTGACTCCAAATTACACCGTATGTGCATGGGTTGGAAATTCTTCCGGACAAGCAAGACCTGATTTGATTGGAACGCAAATCGCAACACCCTTGGTCAAAGAAGTGTACCGGGTATTGGGTCCTTCAGGAGATTGGTCCTGTCCTTACGATGATTTGAAGAAATTTCAAATCTGTGCGGTTTCTGGATATGCACCTGGTGCATATTGTGAGACTGTGGATACCGTATTTTTACCAAAAGCTGCTTCTGCACTGCGATCATGCAATTACCACCAACAAGTTTGGCTTAGCGAGGATGGCACTTATCGTGCGGATAGAAATTGTGCATTCAATTTGGTTTCAGAAAATTATTTGGTGCTTCCACCAGTCATCGAATATTTTTACAAACAGCAAAATCCTTCTTTTGTCAGTTTACCACCTTGGCATCCTGACTGTTCTCAACATCAAAATCAATCTTCCGACGATCTTGCATTTATCTATCCCAATGAAAATAGCAGCATGGTAGCTCCTTTGGACCTGAATGGTGATCAAAACAAATTTTTATTTAAGGCTACTCACAAAAATCCCGATATGGAGTTGCATTGGTTTTTGGATCAACAATATCTTGCAACGACCAAAGAAGTCCATCAGCTTCAGTTCTTTCCGAGTGCAGGATACCATGTTCTAACCATCATGGATGCAATGGGCAAGGAGAGTTCAGTGAAAATCAAGGTTTTAGACTAAATGACCTCAATTTGTCAAAAATCTTTAGTTTTGCACCCTCTTTAACAAAGCTTTTGTATTGACATGGCCAATAAATTACTAATTGTAGAATCACCTGCCAAAGCTGCTACCATTGAGAAATTCCTTGGAAAAGAATTCAAAGTGAAGTCCAGCTATGGGCACATAAGGGATTTGGACAAAGGACCGAAAGGAATTGATGTCAAAGCTGGATTTAAACCAAGTTACATTGTTTCACCTGAGAAACAAAAAGTAGTAAAAGATCTTAAAGAGTGGGTAAAAAAGGTAGAAGAAGTTTGGTTGGCGACGGATGAGGATCGCGAAGGTGAAGCCATTTCCTGGCATCTCTGTGAAGTACTTGGACTGAATCCTAAAATTGTAAAAAGAATCGTTTTTAGAGAGATCACCAAAACAGCCATACAGGAAGCGGTTAAAAATCCTAGAAATGTAGATCTTGACCTTGTGAATGCACAGCAGGCGAGAAGGGTATTGGATCGACTTGTGGGATTTGAATTGTCTGAGATTTTATGGAGAAAAGTAAAAAATAAACTTTCCGCTGGCAGGGTTCAATCGGTTGCTGTTAAATTGGTGGTGGACAGAGAACGTGAAATTCAGGATTTTAATACAGAAGCATTCTTTAAGGTGGATGGCGTTTTCTTGGCGGGTTCAAGTAAAAAAGAAGAATTAAAAGCCAGCCTTAATCACAAATTTTCTGATCACAAACATGCCGCAGAATTTTTGGAGAAATGCAAAAATGCTGAATTTAAAGTGTCAGCCATTGAGGTAAAACCTCTTAAGAGAAATCCTTCAGCTCCTTTTACAACCTCAACGCTTCAACAAGAGGCCAGCAGAAAATTGGGTTTTGGCGTCAACAGGACCATGGGCGCTGCCCAAAAGTTGTATGAATCGGGGTTTATCACTTATATGAGAACGGATTCTACTAATTTGAGCCAATCGGCCCTTGCGGCGATGGCTGCTGAAATTGAAAAGCAATTCGGAGCCAAATACGTGCACACACGACAATACAAAACAAAAAACTCCGGTGCACAGGAGGCCCATGAAGCGATACGACCCACCTACATGGACATGCGTTTGGCCGGAGACAATTCTGATCAGCAAAAGCTTTATGAATTGATCTGGAAGCGCGCGCTGGCTTCACAAATGTCAGCTGCAGAATTGGAAAAAACGGTGGTGGACATCAGCATCAGCACTGAAAAGAAATACAAGTTTGTTGCTGAGGGTGAAGTTCTAATGTTTGATGGTTTCCTAAAATTATACCTGGAATCAAAGGACGAAGAAGATGAAGAAACAGAAGGCATGCTGCCTCAGGTGCGCAATGGTGAAATATTACCTTATTCCAGTATTGCAGCCACCGAGAGATTTACAAGACCAGTTTCAAGATACACCGAAGCAAGTCTTGTAAAAAAACTGGAAGAACTTGGTATAGGCAGACCTTCTACATACGCTCCCACCATTTCTAAAATCACAGAAGAGGATCGGGGGTATGTAGTCAAAGAATCAAGAGAAGGCACAGAGAGGATCTATAAAAAACTGCTGCTCTCCAAAGGGCTGATCAAATCCTCGGAAGCCAAGGAAATAACAGGTGCGACAAAAAACGTCTTGTATCCCACTTCGATCGGTATGGTGGTTTGTGATTATCTGGATGAGCATTTTGGACAGATCATGAATTATGGATTTACTGCTGAAATCGAGCAAGATTTTGATGAAATTGCTGAAGGGAAGCGCGATTGGGTAAAGATGTTGGATGAATTTTATTGGCCCTTCCACAAAGATGTCGAAAAAGTAATGGAGGAAGGTGAAAGAGCAAGAGGTCGTAGAGACCTCGGTTTGGATCCCGCCACTGGCCGAAAAATCATCGTTCAATTGACTCGCTTTGGTCCGGTTGTCCAAATTGGTGATGTAGATGAATTAGAAGAAGGTGAAAAACCCCGCTATGCCAATCTAAAACCTGGCCAGAACATGGAGACCATAAGCTACGAGGAAGCTTTGGAGCTTTTTAAATTG
This window of the Saprospiraceae bacterium genome carries:
- the pbpC gene encoding penicillin-binding protein 1C, producing the protein MKRSCKKWLVGFLSFFFVFCLLAYFSAGRLFKDIPYSPVLYSHEGEILSAKVASDGQWRLYSEAALPEKLVQTLICYEDAYFYYHFGVNPISLLRAIYQNLKAGRIVSGGSTITMQLAKIGLNNKRRSLFHKLNECIVAVGLEMIYSKNEILNLYTNLQPFGSNIVGVEAALWRYFGKKKIEITWAEAALLAVVPNQPNIIFQKEKSNRLILKRDQLLNKLLSKKKIDSLTYELSLLEEIPAGTMKFKRKAPHALESLIAKHPGQYNFFSSIQSDLQSKVDEIIVQQHDQLRQKDIHNMAVLVIQNQNARIISYSGNVNRKDLAVPQSEVDMIQASRSSGSTLKPFLVASMLDQGMIAPQSWVPDIPILLGGFRPENFNRNYAGLVTVGEVIHKSLNVPSVCLLKEYGVNLFYRDLKKLGFQTLFRPWEDYGLSLILGGAEIRPYELARAYAFLAFTLQYYRENSAAYFPFSKYNPSLLMNPISDHAIPLKLPEIFSAAAIWWMYATMRKDLESEELHQIAFKTGTSFGYKDAWCIGVTPNYTVCAWVGNSSGQARPDLIGTQIATPLVKEVYRVLGPSGDWSCPYDDLKKFQICAVSGYAPGAYCETVDTVFLPKAASALRSCNYHQQVWLSEDGTYRADRNCAFNLVSENYLVLPPVIEYFYKQQNPSFVSLPPWHPDCSQHQNQSSDDLAFIYPNENSSMVAPLDLNGDQNKFLFKATHKNPDMELHWFLDQQYLATTKEVHQLQFFPSAGYHVLTIMDAMGKESSVKIKVLD
- the topA gene encoding type I DNA topoisomerase, with protein sequence MANKLLIVESPAKAATIEKFLGKEFKVKSSYGHIRDLDKGPKGIDVKAGFKPSYIVSPEKQKVVKDLKEWVKKVEEVWLATDEDREGEAISWHLCEVLGLNPKIVKRIVFREITKTAIQEAVKNPRNVDLDLVNAQQARRVLDRLVGFELSEILWRKVKNKLSAGRVQSVAVKLVVDREREIQDFNTEAFFKVDGVFLAGSSKKEELKASLNHKFSDHKHAAEFLEKCKNAEFKVSAIEVKPLKRNPSAPFTTSTLQQEASRKLGFGVNRTMGAAQKLYESGFITYMRTDSTNLSQSALAAMAAEIEKQFGAKYVHTRQYKTKNSGAQEAHEAIRPTYMDMRLAGDNSDQQKLYELIWKRALASQMSAAELEKTVVDISISTEKKYKFVAEGEVLMFDGFLKLYLESKDEEDEETEGMLPQVRNGEILPYSSIAATERFTRPVSRYTEASLVKKLEELGIGRPSTYAPTISKITEEDRGYVVKESREGTERIYKKLLLSKGLIKSSEAKEITGATKNVLYPTSIGMVVCDYLDEHFGQIMNYGFTAEIEQDFDEIAEGKRDWVKMLDEFYWPFHKDVEKVMEEGERARGRRDLGLDPATGRKIIVQLTRFGPVVQIGDVDELEEGEKPRYANLKPGQNMETISYEEALELFKLPRELGTWNGETITIGAGRFGPYVKISDQFISIPKSFDPLSITLDEAVGLVLEKRKEDAPIGFYKEQAITKGRGRFGPFIKWNGLFINVPKRIDLDTITLEEAIPLIDAKEMKEANRFIHNWPEEKISVENGRWGPYIKFNKKLINIPKVDDQKVTPEIAATMGLEQFKKIIEGQIPGAFEKKSKAKPKGNKK